The Arachis ipaensis cultivar K30076 chromosome B07, Araip1.1, whole genome shotgun sequence genome includes a window with the following:
- the LOC107606131 gene encoding uncharacterized WD repeat-containing protein C2A9.03 isoform X2, with translation MSAFSRWEVSSLAGHYFMLRNLLWATSKHDVYLMQNYSVMHWSSLQQRGKEVFNVATPIVPTLECPGLLARPVYRVQISTMVVKENLVVAGGFHGELVCKNLRHPGVAFCSKITPGNAITNAVDVYRHPSGSLRVVAANNDSQVQTFDAENFASVGCFQYDWSVNNTSVSPDGRLMAILGDSAECLLADANSGKVVGSLKGHLDYSFSSAWHPDGRILATGNQDTTCRLWDIRNLSESVGVLKGRMGAIRALRFTSDGKFLAMAEPADFVHIFDSKSGYVQAQEIDLFGEIAGISFSPDTEALFIGIADRTYGSLLEFIRKRDNNYLASMF, from the exons ATGTCCGCTTTTAGCAGGTGGGAAGTGAGCAGCTTGGCAGGGCATTATTTTATG CTGAGGAATTTATTGTGGGCGACATCCAAGCATGATGTATACCTTATGCAAAACTACTCGGTGATGCATTGGTCCTCATTACAACAAAGGGGTAAAGAAGTTTTTAATGTGGCCACACCCATAGTTCCGACCCTT GAGTGCCCTGGACTTTTAGCTCGGCCCGTCTACAGAGTTCAAATAAGCACCATGGTAGTCAAGGAAAATTTGGTGGTGGCAGGTGGTTTTCATGGCGAGCTCGTTTGCAAG AATTTGCGGCATCCTGGTGTTGCATTCTGCAGTAAAATAACTCCTGGTAATGCCATAACCAATGCTGTTGATGTTTACCGCCATCCAAG TGGGTCGCTGAGGGTTGTTGCAGCAAATAATGATTCCCAAGTTCAGACGTTCGATGCAGAAAATTTTGCTTCCGTGGGTTGTTTTCAATATGATTGGTCTGTTAAT AATACTTCTGTCAGTCCAGATGGCAGGTTGATGGCTATTCTTGGTGACAGTGCTGAGTGCTTGTTAGCTGATGCCAACTCCGGGAAG GTTGTTGGGAGCCTAAAAGGGCACTTGGACTACTCTTTCTCGTCTGCTTGGCACCCAGATGGAAGAATATTGGCTACGGGGAACCAGGACACAACATGCAGGTTATGGGACATAAGGAACCTTTCAGAATCCGTAGGTGTGCTCAAGGGAAGAATGGGTGCAATAAGAGCCTTAAGGTTCACATCTGATGGGAAGTTCTTGGCCATGGCTGAGCCAGCAGACTTTGTCCATATATTTGACTCCAAGTCTGGCTATGTGCAAGCTCAAGAGATTGATCTATTTGGTGAAATTGCTGGGATATCCTTTAGCCCGGACACGGAGGCCTTATTTATTGGTATTGCCGACCGTACCTATGGAAGCTTGTTAGAGTTCATCAGAAAACGTGACAATAATTACCTTGCCTCTATGTTTTAA
- the LOC107606131 gene encoding uncharacterized WD repeat-containing protein C2A9.03 isoform X3, with product MLRNLLWATSKHDVYLMQNYSVMHWSSLQQRGKEVFNVATPIVPTLECPGLLARPVYRVQISTMVVKENLVVAGGFHGELVCKNLRHPGVAFCSKITPGNAITNAVDVYRHPSGSLRVVAANNDSQVQTFDAENFASVGCFQYDWSVNNTSVSPDGRLMAILGDSAECLLADANSGKVVGSLKGHLDYSFSSAWHPDGRILATGNQDTTCRLWDIRNLSESVGVLKGRMGAIRALRFTSDGKFLAMAEPADFVHIFDSKSGYVQAQEIDLFGEIAGISFSPDTEALFIGIADRTYGSLLEFIRKRDNNYLASMF from the exons ATG CTGAGGAATTTATTGTGGGCGACATCCAAGCATGATGTATACCTTATGCAAAACTACTCGGTGATGCATTGGTCCTCATTACAACAAAGGGGTAAAGAAGTTTTTAATGTGGCCACACCCATAGTTCCGACCCTT GAGTGCCCTGGACTTTTAGCTCGGCCCGTCTACAGAGTTCAAATAAGCACCATGGTAGTCAAGGAAAATTTGGTGGTGGCAGGTGGTTTTCATGGCGAGCTCGTTTGCAAG AATTTGCGGCATCCTGGTGTTGCATTCTGCAGTAAAATAACTCCTGGTAATGCCATAACCAATGCTGTTGATGTTTACCGCCATCCAAG TGGGTCGCTGAGGGTTGTTGCAGCAAATAATGATTCCCAAGTTCAGACGTTCGATGCAGAAAATTTTGCTTCCGTGGGTTGTTTTCAATATGATTGGTCTGTTAAT AATACTTCTGTCAGTCCAGATGGCAGGTTGATGGCTATTCTTGGTGACAGTGCTGAGTGCTTGTTAGCTGATGCCAACTCCGGGAAG GTTGTTGGGAGCCTAAAAGGGCACTTGGACTACTCTTTCTCGTCTGCTTGGCACCCAGATGGAAGAATATTGGCTACGGGGAACCAGGACACAACATGCAGGTTATGGGACATAAGGAACCTTTCAGAATCCGTAGGTGTGCTCAAGGGAAGAATGGGTGCAATAAGAGCCTTAAGGTTCACATCTGATGGGAAGTTCTTGGCCATGGCTGAGCCAGCAGACTTTGTCCATATATTTGACTCCAAGTCTGGCTATGTGCAAGCTCAAGAGATTGATCTATTTGGTGAAATTGCTGGGATATCCTTTAGCCCGGACACGGAGGCCTTATTTATTGGTATTGCCGACCGTACCTATGGAAGCTTGTTAGAGTTCATCAGAAAACGTGACAATAATTACCTTGCCTCTATGTTTTAA
- the LOC107606131 gene encoding uncharacterized WD repeat-containing protein C2A9.03 isoform X4 — translation MQNYSVMHWSSLQQRGKEVFNVATPIVPTLECPGLLARPVYRVQISTMVVKENLVVAGGFHGELVCKNLRHPGVAFCSKITPGNAITNAVDVYRHPSGSLRVVAANNDSQVQTFDAENFASVGCFQYDWSVNNTSVSPDGRLMAILGDSAECLLADANSGKVVGSLKGHLDYSFSSAWHPDGRILATGNQDTTCRLWDIRNLSESVGVLKGRMGAIRALRFTSDGKFLAMAEPADFVHIFDSKSGYVQAQEIDLFGEIAGISFSPDTEALFIGIADRTYGSLLEFIRKRDNNYLASMF, via the exons ATGCAAAACTACTCGGTGATGCATTGGTCCTCATTACAACAAAGGGGTAAAGAAGTTTTTAATGTGGCCACACCCATAGTTCCGACCCTT GAGTGCCCTGGACTTTTAGCTCGGCCCGTCTACAGAGTTCAAATAAGCACCATGGTAGTCAAGGAAAATTTGGTGGTGGCAGGTGGTTTTCATGGCGAGCTCGTTTGCAAG AATTTGCGGCATCCTGGTGTTGCATTCTGCAGTAAAATAACTCCTGGTAATGCCATAACCAATGCTGTTGATGTTTACCGCCATCCAAG TGGGTCGCTGAGGGTTGTTGCAGCAAATAATGATTCCCAAGTTCAGACGTTCGATGCAGAAAATTTTGCTTCCGTGGGTTGTTTTCAATATGATTGGTCTGTTAAT AATACTTCTGTCAGTCCAGATGGCAGGTTGATGGCTATTCTTGGTGACAGTGCTGAGTGCTTGTTAGCTGATGCCAACTCCGGGAAG GTTGTTGGGAGCCTAAAAGGGCACTTGGACTACTCTTTCTCGTCTGCTTGGCACCCAGATGGAAGAATATTGGCTACGGGGAACCAGGACACAACATGCAGGTTATGGGACATAAGGAACCTTTCAGAATCCGTAGGTGTGCTCAAGGGAAGAATGGGTGCAATAAGAGCCTTAAGGTTCACATCTGATGGGAAGTTCTTGGCCATGGCTGAGCCAGCAGACTTTGTCCATATATTTGACTCCAAGTCTGGCTATGTGCAAGCTCAAGAGATTGATCTATTTGGTGAAATTGCTGGGATATCCTTTAGCCCGGACACGGAGGCCTTATTTATTGGTATTGCCGACCGTACCTATGGAAGCTTGTTAGAGTTCATCAGAAAACGTGACAATAATTACCTTGCCTCTATGTTTTAA